From a single Carassius carassius chromosome 8, fCarCar2.1, whole genome shotgun sequence genomic region:
- the si:ch73-196l6.5 gene encoding LOW QUALITY PROTEIN: riboflavin transporter 2 (The sequence of the model RefSeq protein was modified relative to this genomic sequence to represent the inferred CDS: inserted 2 bases in 2 codons; substituted 1 base at 1 genomic stop codon), with product MAMSILTHVSAGLFGMGSWVTICGLWVELPLIVXTGXYLPSYISVIVQLANIRPLFVTLMHRFCPGTLNETAVVHFIVGFRILASLFLAFFWSETEVVQDIERSIPLLLLLIFFISLVDCTSSVTFLPFMTQLXGLSGLVPALVVLVQGVGVMECVNASQILSANETHLNGSERDTTNLVPHYQPANFSVEAYFFFLEAMMVICLVLFLLLNYHTAVAREHHNSINGNEDPISHWKNKKSEQKQMMCYQ from the exons ATGGCCATGTCTATCCTCACCCATGTTTCGGCTGGCTTGTTTGGCATGGGGTCCTGGGTCACCATCTGTGGTCTGTGGGTAGAGCTGCCTCTCATCG CCACAGGTTGATATCTTCCCTCCTACATCTCCGTTATTGTCCAACTGGCCAACATCAGACCTCTGTTTGTCACGTTAATGCACCGCTTCTGCCCAGGAACGCTCAACGAGACTGCAGTTGTCCATTTTATTGTTGGTTTTAGGATACTGGCAAGCCTTTTCCTGGCTTTCTTCTGGAGTGAGACGGAAGTGGTACAAGACATAGAACGCAGCATTCCTCTGCTGCTactcctcatcttcttcatctcaTTAGTGGACTGCACCTCTTCAGTGACATTCCTTCCCTTCATGACACAGC AAGGCCTGAGTGGTCTTGTCCCAGCGTTAGTGGTGTTGGTTCAAGGTGTAGGTGTGATGGAATGTGTCAATGCATCTCAAATCCTCAGCGCCAATGAAACACATCTTAACGGGTCTGAAAGAGACACTACCAACCTTGTGCCTCATTACCAACCTGCTAACTTTTCAGTTGAAGCTTATTTTTTCTTCCTGGAGGCTATGATGGTAATTTGTTTGGTGTTGTTCTTACTTTTGAACTACCATACAGCTGTGGCCAGAGAGCATCACAATAGCATAAATGGAAACGAAGATCCCATATCCCACTGGAAAAACAAGAAATCTGAACAGAAACAAATGATGTGTTATCAATAG